One genomic segment of Agromyces intestinalis includes these proteins:
- a CDS encoding thiamine pyrophosphate-dependent dehydrogenase E1 component subunit alpha, producing the protein MAALNRDFTAPTLQLLTPEGELQPTPEAEAFLPIVEALPDVELEQFYRDMSISRRVDIAGANLQRQGQLALWVPSHGQEAAQVGSARAARPQDHIFPSYREHIVGMIRGLDPVKILGLLRGATLGGWEPAENGNFHLYTLVLASQTLHATGYAMGLAFDGATATGHPETDAAVLVYFGDGSTSQGDASEALVFASSYQTPQVFFVQNNQWAISVPVERQSRSPIALRGGGFGMPGVRIDGNDVLISYAVSRQALEDARSGEGPSFIEAVTYRMGAHTTADDPTKYRTQDEVDLWTRRDPITRYRTWLAGRGASDAFFAEVDEQAQDVASDVRRRALEMPAPTREVIFEHVYAEPHPLMREQYAWLDAFERSLDGGVA; encoded by the coding sequence GTGGCAGCCCTCAATCGAGATTTCACCGCCCCGACGCTGCAGCTGCTGACGCCCGAGGGCGAGCTGCAGCCGACGCCAGAGGCCGAGGCGTTCCTGCCGATCGTCGAGGCCCTGCCCGACGTCGAGCTCGAGCAGTTCTACCGCGATATGTCGATTTCGCGCCGGGTCGACATCGCCGGCGCCAACCTGCAGCGGCAGGGCCAGCTCGCGCTCTGGGTGCCGAGCCACGGCCAGGAGGCCGCGCAAGTCGGGTCGGCGCGGGCGGCTCGCCCGCAAGACCACATCTTCCCGTCGTACCGCGAGCACATCGTCGGCATGATCCGCGGGCTCGATCCCGTGAAGATCCTCGGCCTGCTGCGCGGCGCCACCCTCGGCGGGTGGGAACCGGCCGAGAACGGCAACTTCCATCTCTACACGCTGGTGCTCGCGTCGCAGACCCTGCACGCCACGGGATACGCGATGGGCCTGGCCTTCGACGGCGCCACCGCGACCGGTCACCCCGAAACGGATGCCGCGGTGCTGGTGTACTTCGGCGACGGCTCCACCTCGCAGGGCGATGCGAGCGAGGCTCTCGTCTTCGCGTCGAGCTATCAGACGCCGCAGGTGTTCTTCGTGCAGAACAACCAGTGGGCGATCTCCGTGCCGGTCGAGCGGCAGAGCCGCTCCCCCATCGCGCTGCGCGGCGGAGGATTCGGCATGCCCGGCGTGCGCATCGACGGCAACGACGTGCTGATCAGCTACGCCGTGAGTCGACAGGCGCTCGAGGATGCACGTTCGGGCGAAGGCCCGAGCTTCATCGAGGCGGTCACGTACCGCATGGGTGCCCACACCACGGCCGACGACCCCACGAAGTACCGCACGCAGGACGAGGTCGACCTGTGGACCCGCCGCGATCCGATCACGCGCTATCGCACGTGGCTGGCCGGCCGCGGAGCATCCGACGCCTTCTTCGCCGAGGTCGACGAACAGGCGCAGGATGTCGCGTCGGATGTGCGCCGACGCGCGCTCGAGATGCCTGCGCCGACGCGCGAGGTCATCTTCGAGCACGTGTACGCCGAGCCGCACCCGCTGATGCGCGAGCAGTACGCGTGGCTCGACGCGTTCGAGCGCAGCCTCGACGGGGGCGTAGCGTGA
- a CDS encoding histidinol-phosphate transaminase: MTPAAPETPNNAVRLRPEIAALPPYRQGRPAPADGYKLSSNENPFDPLPVVVDAITASAASVNRYPDATALALREKLAERFGVTADEIIVGAGSVALIAQFILAACAPGDEVVYSWRSFEAYPGLCTVAGATSVQVPNRPDHGHDLDALAAAVTDRTRVIIVCSPNNPTGPLVTADEFAAFMAKVPSDRLVLLDEAYIEFVRAESTGPGASVDGATLTGRYPNLVVLRTFSKAYGLAGLRVGYAIGPVPILDAARATAIPLGVTGQAAAAAVASLEPDAEAELRRRVDVIVERREALRAALIAQGWAIPEAHGNFVWLPTGEHTVAVAERLFDAGVVARAFPPEGIRISVGEASSVEVLTEILGQLVGTSQA; encoded by the coding sequence GTGACCCCAGCTGCACCCGAGACGCCGAACAACGCCGTTCGACTCCGCCCCGAGATCGCCGCACTCCCCCCGTACCGGCAGGGCCGACCCGCACCCGCCGACGGCTACAAGCTGTCGAGCAACGAGAACCCGTTCGACCCGCTGCCCGTCGTCGTCGATGCCATCACGGCGTCCGCGGCATCCGTCAACCGCTACCCCGACGCGACCGCGCTCGCGCTGCGCGAGAAGCTCGCCGAGCGATTCGGCGTCACCGCCGACGAGATCATCGTCGGCGCCGGTTCGGTCGCGCTCATCGCGCAGTTCATCCTCGCCGCGTGCGCACCGGGCGACGAGGTCGTCTACTCATGGCGGTCGTTCGAGGCGTACCCCGGGCTCTGCACCGTCGCCGGCGCGACGAGCGTGCAGGTGCCGAACCGGCCAGACCACGGCCACGACCTCGACGCGCTCGCCGCGGCCGTCACCGACCGCACCCGGGTGATCATCGTCTGCTCCCCCAACAACCCCACCGGTCCGCTCGTCACCGCCGACGAGTTCGCCGCGTTCATGGCGAAGGTGCCCAGCGACCGCCTCGTGCTGCTCGACGAGGCGTACATCGAGTTCGTGCGGGCGGAGTCGACCGGCCCCGGGGCATCCGTCGACGGCGCGACGCTGACCGGCCGATACCCGAACCTGGTCGTGCTGCGCACCTTCTCGAAGGCCTACGGCCTCGCCGGTCTGCGCGTCGGGTACGCCATCGGCCCGGTGCCGATCCTCGACGCCGCGCGCGCGACCGCCATTCCGCTCGGCGTCACCGGTCAGGCCGCCGCCGCCGCGGTCGCCTCGCTCGAGCCAGACGCCGAGGCCGAGCTTCGCCGCCGGGTCGACGTGATCGTCGAGCGCCGCGAGGCGCTGCGTGCCGCGCTCATCGCGCAGGGCTGGGCGATCCCCGAGGCGCACGGCAACTTCGTGTGGCTGCCCACCGGCGAGCACACGGTCGCCGTCGCCGAGCGGCTGTTCGACGCGGGCGTCGTCGCCCGGGCGTTCCCGCCCGAGGGCATCCGTATCTCGGTCGGCGAGGCATCCTCTGTCGAGGTTCTCACCGAGATTCTGGGCCAGCTTGTCGGAACCTCACAAGCGTAG
- a CDS encoding phage holin family protein produces the protein MRFLLKVIVSAFALWLTTLIVAGVKVVPYEDTEIATILTYLLVALIFGLVNAIVGTAIRIVAFPLYVITLGLVSFLVNGLLLLIVAWFSDLMGFGLTVESFWWGVLGALVLGLISWLIGLVVRPGRD, from the coding sequence ATGCGGTTCCTCTTGAAGGTCATCGTCTCGGCGTTCGCACTGTGGTTGACGACGCTCATCGTCGCCGGCGTGAAGGTGGTTCCCTACGAGGACACCGAGATCGCCACGATCCTCACCTACCTGCTCGTCGCGCTCATCTTCGGACTCGTGAACGCCATCGTCGGCACCGCGATCCGTATCGTGGCGTTCCCGCTCTACGTCATCACGTTGGGGCTGGTCTCGTTCCTGGTGAACGGGCTGCTGCTGCTCATCGTGGCGTGGTTCAGCGACCTGATGGGCTTCGGGCTCACGGTCGAGAGCTTCTGGTGGGGCGTGCTCGGCGCACTCGTGCTCGGGCTCATCAGCTGGCTCATCGGGTTGGTCGTGCGCCCCGGGCGCGACTGA